From a single Aquincola tertiaricarbonis genomic region:
- a CDS encoding LysR substrate-binding domain-containing protein codes for MRLQSPSMSELHAFVATARSGSFTRAAEQLCVTQGAISRAVARLEQHFGQPLLLRQAAGLVLTEAGRSLLQQVEAPLAQIERASAGLLQSAAAPTLALAVVPTLASVWLVPRLARFQLRHPQLRLRFVPYRKEEDFSGPAAPDAALLTGLGPAQWPQWQVDDVIGHEVVPVCHPQRLAARRWATPDALAAEPLLGHTSSPDNWAQWFAAVGVPGVEPVVATAFDQVSILVQAALADMGVALVQRCLVRAEVASGRLAVPFDLPVALPRGYYLCCLPAQADRPALVAFREWLLGEAAQDRARPLEGPAPIR; via the coding sequence ATGCGGCTGCAATCTCCATCGATGTCCGAGCTGCACGCCTTCGTGGCCACCGCGCGCAGCGGCAGCTTCACGCGCGCGGCCGAGCAGCTGTGCGTCACCCAGGGCGCCATCAGCCGTGCGGTGGCACGGCTGGAACAGCACTTCGGCCAGCCGCTGCTGTTGCGGCAGGCGGCAGGCCTGGTGCTTACCGAAGCCGGCCGCAGCCTGTTGCAGCAGGTGGAGGCGCCGCTGGCGCAGATCGAGCGGGCCAGTGCCGGCCTGCTGCAGTCGGCAGCCGCACCCACGCTGGCGCTGGCCGTGGTGCCCACGCTGGCCAGCGTGTGGCTGGTGCCGCGGCTGGCCCGCTTCCAGCTGCGCCATCCGCAGCTGCGGCTGCGTTTCGTGCCCTACCGCAAGGAGGAGGACTTCAGCGGCCCGGCCGCGCCCGATGCCGCCCTGCTCACCGGCCTGGGCCCGGCCCAGTGGCCGCAGTGGCAGGTGGACGACGTGATCGGCCATGAAGTGGTGCCGGTGTGCCATCCGCAGCGGCTGGCCGCGCGGCGCTGGGCCACGCCGGACGCGCTGGCGGCCGAGCCCTTGCTGGGCCACACCAGCTCGCCCGACAACTGGGCGCAATGGTTCGCCGCGGTGGGCGTGCCGGGCGTGGAGCCGGTGGTGGCCACCGCCTTCGACCAAGTCTCGATCCTGGTGCAGGCCGCGCTGGCCGACATGGGCGTGGCCCTGGTGCAGCGCTGCCTGGTGCGCGCGGAAGTGGCCAGCGGCCGCCTGGCCGTGCCCTTCGACCTGCCGGTGGCGCTGCCCCGCGGCTACTACCTGTGCTGCCTGCCCGCCCAGGCCGACCGGCCCGCGCTGGTGGCCTTTCGCGAATGGCTGCTGGGGGAAGCGGCGCAGGACAGGGCGCGGCCGCTGGAAGGGCCCGCCCCGATCAGGTGA
- a CDS encoding B12-binding domain-containing radical SAM protein: MSSPAPFRVLSVIPPMTQLNTPYPSTAYLTGFLRSRGFDAVQEDLALALVLDLLSPAGLAAVLERAEAVPEARRSPQVAHFVAEADRYLATIGPTIRFLQGHDATLAHRIATRRWLPEGARFRALDVYVDDDGGDPLAWAFGALGLQDRARHLATLYLNDLADVLRDAIDPRFEFVRYAEQLAASQPSFDPLAAALAAPHNLVDERLCALALRAVERHQPRLLLLSVPFPGAMYAALRIAQAVKAAHPQLAIALGGGFVNTELRELAEPRLFDFVDYVTLDAGERPLLALIDHLQGRRSRQRLVRTFARDEASGAVRWLHMPEPDVPFDEVGTPTWDGLPLDKYLSLLDMLNPMNRLWSDGRWNKLTVAHGCYWKKCSFCDVSLDYIARYEQASAKTLVDRIEAIVQETGQTGFHFVDEAAPPKALWGLADELQRRNLDISWWGNVRFEKTFTPELCEALAASGCVAISGGLEVASDRLLKLMKKGVSVEQVARVTRAFSEAGILVHAYLMYGFPTQTVQDTVDALEYVRQLFEQGCIQSGFFHRFACTVHSPVGQDPEAYGVQLQPLPPGTFAKNDVAFIDPTGTDHDAMGRALKKAIYNFMHGIGLEADARSWFDVRVPKPTVSRHRIARALQQPA, from the coding sequence ATGTCCAGCCCCGCCCCGTTCCGCGTGCTGTCGGTCATCCCCCCGATGACGCAGCTCAACACGCCCTACCCCTCCACCGCCTACCTCACGGGCTTCCTGCGCTCGCGCGGGTTCGACGCGGTGCAGGAAGACCTGGCGCTGGCCCTGGTGCTGGACCTGCTGTCGCCCGCCGGCCTGGCCGCCGTGCTTGAGCGGGCCGAGGCGGTGCCCGAGGCGCGGCGCAGCCCGCAGGTGGCGCACTTCGTGGCCGAGGCGGACCGTTACCTGGCCACCATCGGCCCCACCATCCGCTTCTTGCAGGGGCACGACGCAACGCTGGCCCACCGCATCGCCACCCGGCGCTGGCTGCCCGAAGGCGCACGCTTCCGCGCGCTGGACGTGTATGTGGACGACGACGGCGGTGACCCGCTGGCCTGGGCCTTCGGCGCGCTGGGTCTGCAAGACCGGGCGCGCCACCTGGCCACGCTGTACCTGAACGACCTGGCCGACGTGCTGCGCGACGCCATCGACCCGCGCTTCGAGTTCGTGCGCTATGCCGAACAGCTGGCCGCCAGCCAGCCCAGCTTCGACCCGCTGGCCGCCGCCTTGGCCGCGCCGCACAACCTGGTGGACGAGCGCCTGTGCGCCTTGGCCCTGCGGGCGGTGGAGCGCCACCAGCCCCGGCTGCTGCTGCTGTCGGTGCCCTTTCCCGGCGCGATGTATGCGGCGCTGCGCATCGCGCAGGCGGTGAAGGCAGCGCATCCGCAGTTGGCCATCGCGCTGGGCGGCGGCTTCGTCAACACCGAGCTGCGCGAGCTGGCCGAGCCGCGCCTGTTCGACTTCGTCGACTACGTGACGCTGGACGCGGGCGAGCGGCCGCTGCTGGCGCTGATCGACCACCTGCAGGGCCGTCGCTCGCGCCAGCGGCTGGTGCGCACCTTCGCGCGCGACGAGGCCAGCGGCGCAGTGCGCTGGCTGCACATGCCCGAGCCCGACGTGCCCTTCGACGAGGTGGGCACGCCCACCTGGGACGGCCTGCCGCTGGACAAGTACCTGTCGCTGCTGGACATGCTCAACCCGATGAACCGGTTGTGGAGCGACGGCCGCTGGAACAAGCTGACGGTGGCCCATGGCTGCTACTGGAAGAAGTGCAGCTTCTGCGACGTGAGCCTGGACTACATCGCCCGCTACGAGCAGGCCAGCGCCAAGACGCTGGTGGACCGCATCGAGGCCATCGTGCAGGAAACGGGGCAGACGGGCTTCCACTTCGTGGACGAAGCCGCCCCGCCCAAGGCCTTGTGGGGACTGGCCGACGAGCTGCAGCGCCGCAACCTGGACATCTCGTGGTGGGGCAACGTGCGCTTCGAGAAGACCTTCACCCCCGAGCTGTGCGAGGCCCTGGCCGCCAGCGGCTGCGTGGCGATTTCGGGCGGGCTGGAAGTGGCCTCGGACCGGCTGCTCAAGCTGATGAAGAAGGGCGTGTCGGTGGAGCAGGTGGCGCGGGTGACGCGCGCCTTCAGCGAGGCCGGCATCCTGGTGCATGCGTACCTGATGTACGGCTTTCCAACGCAGACGGTGCAGGACACGGTGGATGCGCTGGAGTACGTGCGCCAGCTGTTCGAGCAGGGCTGCATCCAGAGCGGCTTCTTCCACCGCTTTGCCTGCACCGTGCACAGCCCGGTGGGCCAGGACCCCGAGGCCTACGGGGTGCAGCTGCAGCCGCTGCCGCCGGGGACGTTCGCCAAGAACGACGTGGCCTTCATCGACCCCACCGGCACCGACCACGACGCGATGGGCCGGGCGCTGAAGAAGGCCATCTACAACTTCATGCACGGCATCGGCCTGGAAGCCGACGCGCGCAGCTGGTTCGACGTGCGGGTGCCCAAGCCCACCGTCTCGCGCCACCGCATCGCGCGGGCGCTGCAGCAGCCGGCCTGA
- a CDS encoding 2-oxoglutarate dehydrogenase E1 component, whose product MNPLHDDATLPARAAQRHLPPAVQAFIDAHRQQGYRHAALDPLGEARPLALQRLAPACFGLTAGDAVHTDGSDWRGARQVQALDAALKAAYCSSLVLDASAVRDEVRCRWLYAQMETRFALPLPARTALLDRLVDAQAWEQHVAEHHPDGKRFSLEGCEALLPLMDALVDAAAAHGVGETFIGMPHRGRVNLLVNLMGVPAADLLDHFSPTPADPARHTDLVYHRGAARRLATPSGEVLLRLAHNPSHLQSVYPVVMGMTHAAIARGRSAMAIALHGDAAFAGQGVVMETLALTHKPGYSVGGTVHVVINNQVGFTERNPMDAQQARYCTDPTRGVDAPVLRVNADAPEEVLRAAAIAVAYRQRFGTDVVIDLIGYRRLGHSEHDAPKVTHPLGYALTARKPSVVEVYGAALAATPGHDDAGITAHIAARRAAVRAGWGLPAPANAEAPPVQPPPEAPRWPAAFGRTEMQAAISAMTHWPVGFVPHPVIEQLVQHWQACADGRHTHADWCLAENLAYASLLQAGVDVRVSGLDVQRGTFMHRHAVWHDQEPQPGQPAQFVPLRQLGGPARFDIVNSVLSEEAVLGFEYGYSVQAPQSLTVWEAQFGDFVNGAQVYIDQYIAAGEEKWGYRSPLTLLLPHGYEGVGPEHSNAHLARFLQLCGAGNLRVAYPSTAGQFYKLLRAQALAPEAKPLVVMTPKAVMLADADSHTPVAELLAGDFQPVLGDAHVAAPQAVRRVVLCSGKLHHVLHRARVAQGRTDVALLRLEALYPFPAQALSQVLAAYPQARNVVWAQEETPNQGAWHFVRDDIAAQCPPGATLALVARPATGAGATSSAVLHRQQERELVARALGPAAQAS is encoded by the coding sequence ATGAATCCGTTGCACGACGATGCAACCCTGCCTGCGCGCGCGGCGCAGCGGCATCTGCCGCCGGCCGTACAGGCCTTCATCGATGCGCACCGCCAGCAGGGCTACCGCCATGCCGCGCTCGACCCGCTGGGCGAAGCCCGGCCACTGGCGCTGCAGCGGCTGGCGCCAGCGTGCTTCGGCCTGACCGCCGGTGACGCGGTGCACACCGATGGCAGCGACTGGCGTGGCGCCCGCCAGGTGCAGGCGCTGGACGCCGCGCTCAAGGCCGCCTACTGCAGCAGCCTGGTGCTGGACGCCTCGGCGGTGCGTGACGAGGTGCGCTGCCGCTGGCTGTATGCGCAGATGGAAACCCGTTTCGCGTTGCCGCTGCCTGCCCGCACCGCGCTGCTGGACCGGCTGGTGGACGCCCAGGCCTGGGAGCAGCATGTGGCCGAGCATCACCCCGACGGCAAGCGCTTCTCGCTGGAAGGCTGCGAAGCCCTGCTGCCGCTGATGGACGCGCTGGTCGACGCCGCCGCCGCCCATGGCGTGGGCGAGACGTTCATCGGCATGCCGCACCGCGGCCGCGTGAACCTGCTGGTGAACCTGATGGGCGTGCCGGCCGCCGACCTGCTGGACCACTTCAGCCCCACGCCCGCCGACCCCGCCCGTCACACCGATCTGGTGTACCACCGCGGCGCCGCGCGCCGGCTGGCCACGCCTTCGGGCGAGGTGCTGCTGCGCCTGGCGCACAACCCTTCGCACCTGCAGAGCGTGTACCCGGTGGTGATGGGCATGACCCACGCCGCCATCGCCCGCGGCCGGTCGGCGATGGCCATCGCGCTGCATGGCGATGCCGCCTTCGCCGGCCAGGGCGTGGTGATGGAAACGCTGGCGCTGACGCACAAGCCCGGCTACTCGGTGGGCGGCACGGTGCACGTGGTCATCAACAATCAGGTGGGTTTCACCGAGCGCAACCCGATGGATGCGCAGCAGGCCCGCTACTGCACCGACCCCACGCGCGGCGTGGACGCGCCGGTGCTGCGGGTGAACGCCGACGCACCGGAAGAAGTGCTGCGCGCGGCGGCCATCGCCGTGGCCTACCGCCAGCGCTTTGGTACCGACGTGGTGATCGACCTCATCGGCTACCGCCGGCTGGGCCATTCGGAGCATGACGCCCCCAAGGTGACCCACCCGCTGGGCTACGCCCTCACCGCCCGCAAGCCGTCGGTGGTGGAGGTGTACGGCGCCGCGCTGGCGGCCACGCCGGGCCATGACGATGCCGGCATCACCGCCCACATCGCGGCCCGGCGGGCTGCCGTGCGTGCCGGCTGGGGTTTGCCGGCGCCGGCCAATGCCGAGGCGCCACCGGTGCAGCCGCCGCCCGAAGCACCCCGATGGCCCGCTGCCTTCGGCCGCACCGAGATGCAGGCCGCCATCTCTGCGATGACGCATTGGCCGGTGGGCTTCGTGCCGCACCCGGTGATCGAACAGCTGGTGCAGCACTGGCAGGCCTGCGCCGACGGCCGCCACACCCATGCTGACTGGTGCCTGGCCGAGAACCTGGCCTATGCCAGCCTGCTGCAGGCCGGCGTGGACGTGCGCGTCTCGGGCCTGGACGTGCAGCGCGGCACCTTCATGCACCGCCATGCGGTGTGGCACGACCAGGAACCGCAGCCCGGCCAGCCGGCGCAGTTCGTGCCGCTGCGGCAGCTGGGCGGGCCGGCCCGTTTCGACATCGTCAATTCGGTGCTGTCGGAAGAGGCGGTGCTGGGCTTCGAGTACGGCTACAGCGTGCAGGCCCCGCAATCCCTGACGGTGTGGGAGGCGCAGTTCGGCGACTTCGTCAACGGCGCGCAGGTCTACATCGACCAGTACATCGCCGCCGGCGAAGAGAAGTGGGGCTACCGCAGCCCGCTGACGCTGCTGCTGCCGCACGGCTATGAAGGCGTGGGCCCCGAGCACTCCAATGCGCACCTCGCCCGCTTCCTGCAGCTGTGCGGCGCGGGCAACCTGCGGGTGGCCTACCCCTCCACCGCCGGCCAGTTCTACAAGCTGCTGCGTGCGCAGGCCCTGGCCCCCGAAGCCAAGCCGCTGGTGGTGATGACGCCCAAGGCGGTGATGCTGGCCGATGCCGACTCGCACACGCCGGTGGCCGAACTGCTGGCCGGCGACTTCCAGCCGGTGCTGGGTGATGCCCACGTGGCGGCGCCGCAGGCGGTGCGCCGCGTGGTGCTGTGCAGCGGCAAGCTGCACCATGTGCTGCACCGGGCCCGCGTGGCCCAGGGCCGCACCGACGTGGCGCTGTTGCGGCTGGAGGCGCTGTACCCCTTCCCGGCGCAGGCGCTGAGCCAGGTGCTGGCGGCTTATCCGCAGGCCCGCAACGTGGTGTGGGCCCAGGAAGAGACGCCCAACCAAGGCGCCTGGCATTTCGTGCGCGACGACATCGCCGCGCAGTGCCCGCCGGGGGCCACGCTGGCCCTGGTGGCCCGGCCGGCCACCGGTGCGGGCGCCACCTCCTCGGCCGTGCTGCACCGCCAGCAGGAGCGCGAGCTGGTGGCACGCGCGCTGGGCCCGGCGGCCCAGGCTAGTTGA
- a CDS encoding N-formylglutamate amidohydrolase, which yields MRTPFQTPFHLQLPRTPAIALVCDSPHSGTDYPEDFRAAVPMHLLRRGEDTHVDRLWAAVPEVGGTLLAAHFPRTYIDVNRTLDDLDPALMDGPWPTPLQPGPKTRLGYGLVWRNVNATTPIYDRQLSVQEVQQRIERCYQPYHAALAGAIDDALLRFGRVWHLNLHSMPDDAYQRLGIRSPHPLADFVLGDRDGSTCSGEFVALVEAELRARGYTVARNDPYKGVGLIAKIGQPALGRHSLQIELRRPVYMNEATREPTANFGVVQADLAQVLSAIARYIGAQTAAPSA from the coding sequence ATGCGCACACCCTTCCAGACCCCCTTTCACCTGCAGCTGCCTCGCACGCCGGCCATCGCGCTGGTGTGCGACTCGCCGCACAGCGGCACCGACTACCCGGAAGACTTTCGCGCCGCGGTGCCGATGCACCTGCTGCGACGTGGCGAAGACACCCACGTGGACCGGCTGTGGGCAGCGGTGCCCGAGGTGGGCGGCACGCTGCTGGCGGCACACTTTCCGCGCACCTACATCGATGTGAACCGCACGCTGGACGACCTGGACCCGGCGCTGATGGACGGGCCCTGGCCCACGCCGCTGCAGCCCGGGCCCAAGACGCGGCTGGGTTATGGCCTGGTGTGGCGCAACGTCAATGCCACCACGCCCATCTACGACCGCCAGTTGTCTGTACAAGAGGTGCAGCAGCGCATCGAGCGCTGCTACCAGCCCTACCACGCGGCACTGGCCGGCGCCATCGACGATGCGCTGCTGCGCTTCGGCCGCGTGTGGCACCTGAACCTGCATTCCATGCCCGACGACGCCTACCAGCGCCTGGGCATCCGCAGCCCGCATCCGCTGGCCGACTTCGTGCTGGGCGACCGTGATGGCAGCACCTGCAGCGGCGAGTTCGTGGCCCTGGTGGAAGCCGAGCTGCGCGCGCGCGGCTACACGGTGGCCCGCAACGACCCCTACAAGGGCGTGGGCCTGATCGCCAAGATCGGCCAGCCCGCGCTGGGCCGGCACAGCCTGCAGATCGAGCTGCGCCGGCCGGTGTACATGAACGAGGCCACCCGCGAGCCCACCGCCAACTTCGGCGTGGTGCAGGCGGACCTGGCGCAGGTGCTGTCGGCGATTGCCCGCTACATCGGCGCGCAGACGGCGGCGCCGTCGGCCTGA
- a CDS encoding methyl-accepting chemotaxis protein, producing MSFANLKIGTRLALAFAVVIALLLAIVTFSAAGLDRVAHTMDRVVSDRYAQIALSNTIKSMGDKGVITIGRVLLASDEQQLKKHLEEYSAIRSANAENLKKFESLLHSDETRAIFEEQTKARKEYGAVVAKVFDLMKSGQREQAMAVYQNDMPEPQKKYYALIDKMVAHQADSMAADVVQAKDSARTAKIQMLVASLVAVLLGAVTAWAITRSVTRPIQGAIELAEAVAAGNLTYRAQHSGRDEVGRLMAALQHMVQSLHGIVSQVRGGADTITSAAAEVSQGNLDLSARTEQQASALQETAAAMEQLTAAVKISAASADEASKSAVSASQIAIQGGEVVERVVGSMVSIAGSSKRIVEIIDVIDGIAFQTNILALNAAVEAARAGEQGRGFAVVAGEVRSLAQRSAVAAKEIKSLIDASVSQVDEGSKMVEQAGATMSEVVASIGRVRDIVAEISAASREQSIGIEQVSTAVQQMDDSTQQNAAMVEQSTASARAMKDQAQQLTGVVSAFAL from the coding sequence ATGTCCTTTGCGAATTTGAAGATCGGCACCCGCCTGGCGCTGGCCTTTGCGGTGGTGATTGCGCTTTTGCTTGCTATCGTCACCTTCAGCGCCGCGGGACTGGACCGCGTGGCCCACACGATGGACCGCGTAGTAAGTGATCGCTACGCTCAGATCGCTCTCAGCAACACGATCAAGTCCATGGGCGACAAGGGCGTGATCACCATCGGCCGCGTGCTGCTGGCTTCTGACGAACAGCAGCTCAAAAAACACCTGGAAGAATATTCTGCAATTCGTTCCGCCAATGCAGAAAATCTTAAGAAGTTTGAATCTCTGCTGCACTCGGATGAAACCCGAGCCATCTTCGAAGAGCAGACCAAAGCCCGCAAGGAATATGGTGCGGTTGTTGCCAAAGTATTCGATCTGATGAAATCGGGCCAGCGCGAGCAAGCGATGGCCGTTTACCAGAACGACATGCCCGAGCCGCAGAAAAAATACTATGCGCTGATCGACAAGATGGTGGCGCACCAGGCCGACAGCATGGCCGCCGACGTGGTGCAGGCCAAGGACAGCGCCCGCACCGCCAAGATCCAGATGCTGGTCGCTTCGCTGGTGGCGGTGCTGCTGGGCGCTGTCACCGCCTGGGCCATCACACGCTCGGTCACGCGGCCCATCCAGGGCGCGATCGAACTGGCCGAGGCCGTGGCTGCCGGCAACCTGACCTACCGTGCGCAGCACAGCGGGCGCGACGAGGTGGGCCGCCTGATGGCCGCGCTGCAGCACATGGTGCAAAGCCTGCACGGCATCGTCTCGCAGGTGCGCGGCGGGGCCGACACCATCACCAGCGCCGCCGCCGAGGTGTCGCAGGGCAACCTCGACCTGTCGGCCCGCACCGAGCAGCAGGCCAGCGCGCTGCAGGAAACCGCCGCCGCGATGGAGCAGCTGACCGCCGCGGTGAAGATCAGCGCCGCCAGCGCCGACGAAGCCAGCAAGTCGGCCGTCTCGGCCTCGCAGATCGCCATCCAGGGCGGCGAGGTGGTGGAGCGCGTGGTCGGCTCCATGGTCTCCATCGCCGGCTCGTCCAAGCGCATCGTCGAGATCATCGACGTGATCGACGGCATCGCCTTCCAGACCAACATCCTGGCCTTGAACGCGGCGGTGGAAGCCGCCCGAGCCGGTGAGCAGGGCCGCGGCTTTGCCGTGGTGGCCGGCGAGGTGCGCAGCCTGGCCCAGCGCAGCGCGGTGGCGGCCAAGGAGATCAAGTCGCTGATCGACGCCTCGGTGAGCCAGGTGGACGAAGGCAGCAAGATGGTGGAGCAGGCCGGCGCCACGATGAGCGAGGTGGTGGCCAGCATCGGCCGCGTGCGCGACATCGTGGCCGAGATCAGCGCGGCCAGCCGTGAGCAGAGCATCGGCATCGAGCAGGTGAGCACCGCGGTGCAGCAGATGGACGACAGCACGCAGCAGAACGCCGCGATGGTGGAGCAGAGCACCGCCTCGGCGCGGGCGATGAAGGACCAGGCCCAGCAGCTCACCGGCGTGGTGAGCGCCTTCGCCCTGTAA
- a CDS encoding Bug family tripartite tricarboxylate transporter substrate binding protein, with product MTTAPLPTPCLATDSPADTAQTTGRRQLLRSAFALGVAGLLAPAAWAQGSYPERTIKLVVPFAPSGSTDMAARLIAEYAGQELGQTIVVENRAGAGGSLGMEQVAKSKADGYTLGMASMSTHGSNPAVFGSRLKYDPIKDFAPVTNVATVPSVFAVNPKVPARTMQEFIALAKAEPGKYAFASPGTGSLGHANIEHFASLAKVQLLHVPYKGAGLAMTDAVAGQVDAITDNLPSALPHIKAGRLRALAVLSEKRSPMLPDVPTYGELGFPQMGGGGWFGIVAPAGTPQLVIARLNAAIHKAMQHPEFIRKMDESGATLIPGTPAEFAQQIRVAIERYDRVGKVARIRAD from the coding sequence ATGACGACCGCCCCCTTGCCCACCCCTTGCCTGGCGACCGACTCGCCGGCCGACACGGCCCAGACCACCGGCCGCCGCCAGCTGCTGCGCAGCGCCTTCGCGCTGGGTGTCGCCGGCCTGCTGGCGCCGGCCGCGTGGGCCCAGGGCAGCTACCCCGAGCGCACGATCAAGCTGGTGGTGCCGTTCGCGCCCAGTGGCAGCACCGACATGGCGGCACGGCTGATCGCCGAGTACGCCGGCCAGGAGCTGGGCCAGACCATCGTGGTGGAGAACCGCGCCGGCGCCGGCGGCTCGTTGGGCATGGAGCAGGTGGCCAAGAGCAAGGCCGACGGCTACACGCTGGGCATGGCGTCGATGAGCACGCACGGCTCCAACCCCGCGGTGTTCGGCAGCCGCCTGAAGTACGACCCCATCAAGGACTTTGCGCCGGTGACCAACGTGGCCACGGTGCCCAGCGTGTTCGCGGTCAACCCCAAGGTGCCGGCGCGCACCATGCAGGAATTCATCGCGCTGGCCAAGGCCGAGCCGGGCAAGTACGCCTTCGCTTCGCCGGGCACCGGTTCGCTGGGGCACGCCAACATCGAGCACTTCGCTTCGCTGGCCAAGGTGCAGCTGCTGCACGTGCCCTACAAGGGCGCCGGCCTGGCGATGACCGATGCGGTGGCCGGCCAGGTGGACGCCATCACCGACAACCTGCCCTCGGCGCTGCCCCACATCAAGGCGGGCCGGCTGCGCGCGCTGGCGGTGCTGAGCGAAAAGCGCTCGCCGATGCTGCCCGACGTGCCCACCTACGGTGAGCTGGGCTTTCCGCAGATGGGAGGTGGCGGCTGGTTCGGCATCGTGGCGCCGGCAGGCACGCCGCAGCTGGTGATCGCGCGGCTGAATGCCGCCATCCACAAGGCCATGCAGCACCCCGAGTTCATCCGCAAGATGGACGAGTCGGGCGCCACGCTGATCCCCGGCACGCCGGCCGAGTTCGCCCAGCAGATCCGCGTCGCCATCGAGCGCTACGACCGCGTGGGCAAGGTGGCGCGCATCCGGGCGGATTGA